In Tamandua tetradactyla isolate mTamTet1 chromosome 7, mTamTet1.pri, whole genome shotgun sequence, the following are encoded in one genomic region:
- the BID gene encoding BH3-interacting domain death agonist: MDPKVTNGARFQDEYITDLLVFGFLQNCPNCHFHKELELLGHELPLQAHLWEGYDDELQTDGNRSSYFHLERREADSEHQEEIIQNIARHLAAIGDRMDSNIHPGLVNNLAQQFMNVNLSEEDRRNYLAAVLDQVMRTYPCDMEEEKTMLMLAMLLAKKVADHTPSLLHDVFRTTVNFINQNLLTYVRSLARNERE; the protein is encoded by the exons GTCACCAATGGTGCACGCTTCCAGGATGAGTACATCACAGACTTGCTGGTGTTTGGCTTCCTCCAGAATTGCCCCAACTGTCATTTCCACAAAGAGCTGGAGTTGTTGGGCCATGAACTTCCCCTGCAGGCTCACCTATGGGAGGGCTACGATGATGAGCTGCAGACTGATGGCAACCGATCCAGCTACTTCCACCTGGAAAGAAGGGAGGCAG ACTCTGAACATCAAGAGGAAATCATCCAGAACATCGCCAGGCATCTCGCTGCAATAGGGGACAGGATGGACAGCAACATCCATCCGGGACTGGTGAATAACCTGGCCCAGCAGTTCATGAACGTGAACCTGTCAGAGGAG GACAGAAGGAATTATCTGGCTGCTGTCCTGGATCAGGTGATGCGGACTTACCCTTGTGACATGGAGGAGGAGAAGACCATGCTGATGTTGGCCATGCTGTTGGCCAAAAAAGTGGCTGATCATACTCCGTCCTTGCTCCATGATGTCTTTCGCACTACTGTGAACTTTATCAACCAGAACCTGCTCACCTATGTGAGGAGCCTAGCCAGAAAT GAGAGGGAATAA